The Saccharothrix variisporea genome has a segment encoding these proteins:
- a CDS encoding 4-(cytidine 5'-diphospho)-2-C-methyl-D-erythritol kinase: MLAVVPPPVTVRVPAKVNLHLAVGETRADGYHDLVTIFQALSLTDEVTVAVADDPGVEVHGEGADAVPTGPSNLAWKAVRALAAHVGRDVEDPKVRVVIRKSIPVAGGMAGGSADAAATLVGLAALWRLEIGRDELAGLAAKIGADVPFALYGGTALGTDRGDQIVPVLARHTFHWVLAFDRRGLSTPEVFGELDRLRVDGDPPRVGPAEAVLEGLASGDPRQLALLLGNDLQAAAVSLRPNLRRTLRAGVDAGALAGMVSGSGPTCAFLCTDGDSAVRVAAELAGAGVCRTVRVAQGPVPGARVVGVEEAPRPTPPEVHA; encoded by the coding sequence GTGCTCGCCGTCGTTCCGCCACCGGTCACCGTCCGCGTCCCGGCCAAGGTCAACCTGCACCTGGCCGTCGGGGAGACGCGCGCGGACGGCTACCACGACCTGGTCACCATCTTCCAGGCGCTGTCCCTGACCGACGAGGTGACGGTCGCGGTCGCCGACGACCCCGGGGTCGAGGTGCACGGGGAGGGTGCGGACGCCGTGCCCACCGGGCCGTCCAACCTGGCGTGGAAGGCCGTGCGCGCGCTGGCCGCCCACGTCGGCCGGGACGTGGAGGACCCGAAGGTGCGGGTGGTGATCCGCAAGTCCATCCCGGTCGCGGGCGGCATGGCCGGCGGCAGTGCCGACGCCGCCGCCACGCTGGTCGGGCTGGCCGCGCTGTGGCGGCTGGAGATCGGGCGCGACGAGCTGGCCGGCCTGGCCGCCAAGATCGGCGCGGACGTCCCGTTCGCCCTCTACGGCGGCACCGCGCTGGGCACCGACCGGGGCGACCAGATCGTCCCCGTGCTGGCCCGGCACACGTTCCACTGGGTGCTCGCGTTCGACCGGCGCGGCCTGTCCACGCCCGAGGTGTTCGGCGAGCTGGACCGGCTGCGGGTCGACGGCGACCCGCCCCGGGTCGGGCCGGCCGAGGCCGTGCTGGAGGGTCTGGCGTCGGGCGACCCGCGGCAGCTCGCGCTGCTGCTGGGCAACGACCTCCAAGCCGCCGCCGTGTCCCTGCGCCCCAACCTGCGCCGCACGTTGCGCGCCGGGGTGGACGCGGGTGCGCTGGCGGGCATGGTGTCCGGGTCGGGGCCGACGTGCGCGTTCCTGTGCACGGACGGCGACTCGGCGGTCCGCGTGGCGGCCGAGTTGGCCGGTGCCGGGGTGTGCCGGACGGTGCGGGTGGCCCAGGGGCCGGTGCCCGGGGCGCGGGTCGTCGGGGTGGAGGAGGCTCCGCGGCCGACGCCGCCCGAGGTGCACGCCTGA
- a CDS encoding dolichyl-phosphate-mannose--protein mannosyltransferase: MSLIAPQSADDVVDVGDVPPTSPPPGNDRATRAQQLEPGPLSSTLRGWLVTLSVALLGGVVRFWNLGFPTDKGTPIFDEKHYVPQGAQVWRNGGYEDNPGYELIVHPPLGKQLIALGEGLFGYDGVGWRFASALAGTLTILLVVRIARRMSRSDLIGAIAGVLLIADGVSHVQSRMGMLDIFLALFVVVAFACLVADRDQVRSRLAVAVREGWATQSVFGPALGFRWWRFGAGVALGLACGVKWSGVWYIAFFGVLSVVWSALARRSAGVERPWTGAVVRDLLPSLFSLLVIPILAYLGTWWAWFASETAIDRHVVGAKLPDNSWIPDPLRALWYYSSNVLDFHTKLVTSDTNRHPWESKPWTWPMGLRPMLYYYEGAVTGCGAATCVGAIMLIGTPAMWWLAFPVLAWAMWKSIAKLDWRYAAVLVGYGAGFLPWFINVDRQMYFFYVTPMAPFLVLGIALALGEILGAANSGQERRGTGLLVVALYVGLVVANFVWLWPILNGIPITQEMWEAQRWLPSWR, translated from the coding sequence GTGAGCCTGATCGCACCGCAGTCCGCAGACGACGTGGTCGACGTCGGGGACGTGCCCCCGACCAGCCCGCCCCCGGGCAACGACCGCGCGACGCGGGCGCAGCAGCTCGAACCGGGACCGCTGAGCAGCACCCTGCGCGGGTGGCTGGTCACGCTGTCCGTCGCACTGCTCGGCGGTGTGGTGCGGTTCTGGAACCTCGGGTTCCCGACCGACAAGGGCACCCCGATCTTCGACGAGAAGCACTACGTGCCGCAGGGCGCGCAGGTGTGGCGCAACGGCGGTTACGAGGACAACCCCGGCTACGAGCTGATCGTCCACCCGCCGCTGGGCAAGCAGCTCATCGCGCTCGGCGAAGGGCTGTTCGGCTACGACGGCGTGGGCTGGCGGTTCGCCTCCGCGCTGGCCGGGACGCTGACGATCCTGCTGGTGGTGCGGATCGCGCGGCGCATGTCGCGGTCGGACCTGATCGGCGCGATCGCCGGTGTGCTGCTCATCGCGGACGGCGTCAGCCACGTCCAGTCCCGGATGGGGATGCTGGACATCTTCCTGGCGCTCTTCGTGGTCGTGGCGTTCGCGTGCCTGGTGGCCGACCGGGACCAGGTGCGGTCGCGGCTGGCGGTGGCCGTGCGGGAGGGTTGGGCGACGCAGTCGGTGTTCGGGCCGGCGCTGGGCTTCCGGTGGTGGCGGTTCGGCGCGGGTGTCGCGCTGGGGCTCGCGTGCGGCGTGAAGTGGTCCGGCGTGTGGTACATCGCGTTCTTCGGCGTGCTGTCCGTGGTGTGGAGCGCGCTGGCGCGGCGGTCGGCGGGCGTGGAGCGGCCGTGGACGGGCGCGGTCGTGCGCGACCTGCTGCCGTCGTTGTTCTCGCTGCTGGTGATCCCGATCCTGGCCTACCTGGGCACGTGGTGGGCGTGGTTCGCCAGCGAGACCGCCATCGACCGGCACGTGGTGGGCGCGAAGCTGCCGGACAACTCGTGGATCCCCGACCCGCTGCGCGCGCTCTGGTACTACAGCAGCAACGTGCTGGACTTCCACACCAAGCTGGTCACGTCGGACACCAACCGGCACCCGTGGGAGTCCAAGCCGTGGACGTGGCCCATGGGCCTGCGCCCGATGCTCTACTACTACGAGGGCGCGGTGACCGGCTGCGGCGCGGCGACGTGCGTGGGCGCGATCATGCTCATCGGCACGCCCGCGATGTGGTGGCTGGCGTTCCCGGTGCTCGCGTGGGCGATGTGGAAGTCGATCGCGAAGCTGGACTGGCGGTACGCGGCGGTGCTCGTCGGGTACGGCGCGGGCTTCCTGCCGTGGTTCATCAACGTCGACCGGCAGATGTACTTCTTCTACGTGACCCCGATGGCGCCGTTCCTGGTGCTGGGCATCGCGCTGGCCCTGGGCGAGATCCTGGGCGCGGCGAACTCCGGCCAGGAACGCCGCGGCACGGGTCTGCTGGTGGTGGCCCTGTACGTCGGCCTGGTGGTGGCGAACTTCGTGTGGCTGTGGCCGATCTTGAACGGCATCCCGATCACCCAGGAGATGTGGGAGGCCCAGCGCTGGCTACCGTCCTGGCGGTAG
- a CDS encoding DUF4184 family protein, with amino-acid sequence MRFVPALGHDVVPGLGGYKVAQWLSGLFGALVLAWWCRRELSRAPELPVPDHCAPPARPALVRAGVVAFALVFTALVIDGPAPEDYLVDGVIAVLSGLTVALALYKALRALGRSRERAVG; translated from the coding sequence CTGCGCTTCGTCCCCGCACTCGGCCACGACGTCGTCCCAGGCCTGGGCGGGTACAAGGTCGCGCAATGGCTCAGCGGCCTGTTCGGCGCTCTGGTCCTGGCCTGGTGGTGCCGCCGCGAACTGTCCCGCGCCCCCGAACTCCCCGTCCCCGACCACTGCGCCCCGCCGGCCCGACCCGCCCTCGTCCGCGCCGGGGTCGTCGCGTTCGCGCTGGTCTTCACGGCCCTGGTGATCGACGGTCCCGCGCCCGAGGACTACCTGGTGGACGGCGTGATCGCGGTCCTCAGCGGCCTGACCGTCGCCCTGGCCCTCTACAAAGCACTGCGCGCCCTCGGCCGGAGTCGAGAGCGCGCAGTGGGGTAG
- a CDS encoding methionine ABC transporter permease, whose product MRSATPWPTVFDGVLVATGQTLYMVAVSTLIAVLLGIPVGIWLQLTAPGGLRPKPVVHNLLGFVVDLGRSMPFLVLLILLMSFTRLLLGNTIGPTAAIVPLAVGAIPFVGRLVQNVLAEVHFSVVEAAVTTGASTAKIVRSVLMRESLPAMINAIGVTAIAILGYSALAGVVGGGGLGDVAVRMGYQRFDDRYLWSTVAVLAVIATLIQLISNRVARAVDRRRHASSV is encoded by the coding sequence GTGAGGTCTGCAACACCCTGGCCCACCGTGTTCGACGGCGTCCTGGTCGCCACCGGGCAGACGTTGTACATGGTGGCCGTCTCCACCCTGATCGCTGTGCTGCTCGGCATTCCCGTCGGCATCTGGCTGCAGCTCACCGCCCCCGGTGGGCTGCGGCCGAAGCCGGTGGTGCACAACCTGCTCGGCTTCGTCGTGGACCTGGGGCGGTCGATGCCGTTCCTGGTCCTGCTGATCCTGCTGATGTCGTTCACCCGCTTGTTGTTGGGCAACACCATCGGACCGACGGCGGCGATCGTCCCGCTCGCGGTGGGCGCGATCCCGTTCGTCGGCCGGCTGGTGCAGAACGTGCTGGCGGAAGTCCACTTCTCGGTGGTGGAGGCCGCGGTAACCACCGGTGCCTCCACGGCCAAGATCGTCCGCTCGGTCCTGATGCGCGAGTCGCTGCCCGCGATGATCAACGCCATCGGGGTCACCGCCATCGCGATCCTCGGCTACTCCGCACTGGCCGGGGTGGTGGGCGGCGGCGGCCTCGGCGACGTGGCCGTGCGCATGGGCTACCAACGCTTCGACGACCGGTACCTGTGGAGCACGGTCGCGGTCCTGGCGGTGATCGCGACGCTCATCCAACTGATCTCCAACCGCGTGGCACGAGCCGTGGACCGACGCCGCCACGCATCCTCCGTCTGA
- the rsmI gene encoding 16S rRNA (cytidine(1402)-2'-O)-methyltransferase produces MNGVRPVSGSGRLVLAATPLGDIRDASPRLVDALATADVVAAEDTRRLRALAAALDVEVGGRVVSFYDQVETSRLPGLLESLHAGQTVLLVTDAGMPSVSDPGYRLVAACVEEGLVVTCLPGPSAVTTALAVSGLPSDRFCFEGFPPRKQGERQRWFAALASEPRTCVFFESPHRLAATLADAATVLGADRRAAVCRELTKTYEEVRRGGLGELAEWAAEGVKGEITVVLGPAAPSEGPSMESLVAEVKQRVADGERLKAAAAEVAQAAGVSKKALYDAVVSGG; encoded by the coding sequence GTGAACGGTGTGAGACCTGTATCCGGATCAGGCCGTTTGGTGCTCGCCGCTACTCCGCTCGGCGACATCCGAGACGCCTCGCCTCGCCTGGTCGACGCCCTGGCCACGGCGGACGTGGTGGCGGCCGAGGACACGCGCCGCCTGCGCGCCCTGGCGGCGGCGCTCGACGTCGAGGTCGGCGGGCGGGTGGTGAGCTTCTACGACCAGGTGGAGACCAGCCGCCTGCCCGGCCTGCTGGAGTCGCTGCACGCGGGGCAGACCGTGCTGCTGGTGACCGACGCGGGGATGCCCAGCGTGTCCGACCCGGGGTACCGCCTGGTGGCGGCGTGCGTGGAGGAGGGCCTGGTCGTGACGTGCCTGCCGGGTCCTTCGGCGGTGACCACGGCGCTGGCGGTCTCGGGCCTGCCGTCGGACCGCTTCTGCTTCGAGGGCTTCCCGCCGCGCAAGCAGGGGGAGCGGCAGCGCTGGTTCGCGGCACTGGCTTCGGAACCACGCACGTGCGTGTTCTTCGAATCACCCCATCGGCTGGCAGCCACCCTGGCGGACGCGGCGACCGTGCTGGGGGCTGACCGGCGGGCGGCGGTGTGCCGGGAGTTGACGAAGACCTACGAAGAGGTGCGGCGGGGTGGGCTGGGCGAGCTGGCGGAATGGGCTGCCGAGGGCGTGAAGGGCGAGATCACGGTCGTCCTGGGGCCGGCTGCCCCTTCCGAGGGTCCCTCGATGGAGTCGCTGGTCGCCGAGGTGAAGCAGCGGGTGGCGGACGGCGAGCGGCTGAAGGCGGCGGCGGCGGAGGTGGCTCAGGCGGCGGGCGTGAGCAAGAAGGCCCTGTACGACGCCGTGGTCAGCGGAGGCTGA
- a CDS encoding Lrp/AsnC family transcriptional regulator, whose translation MDELDSAIIRHLQTDARLTNRELARRLGVAPSTALERVRLLRERGVIKGYHADIDLTALNRPVEAFVACRIRPLSRAVIDNFKAALIALPEVLATYVCAGDDDFLVHVAVQDLEHLHEFLIDRLSERREVLSFRSSVIFESTRNPVLTELPPGR comes from the coding sequence GTGGACGAACTTGATTCGGCGATCATCCGCCATCTCCAGACAGATGCCCGGCTGACCAACCGGGAACTGGCCAGACGACTGGGCGTGGCGCCGTCCACCGCCCTCGAACGGGTCCGGCTCCTGCGCGAGCGGGGCGTGATCAAGGGCTACCACGCCGACATCGACCTGACCGCCCTGAACCGGCCGGTGGAGGCGTTCGTGGCGTGCCGCATCCGGCCCTTGAGCCGGGCGGTGATCGACAACTTCAAGGCGGCCCTGATCGCGCTGCCGGAGGTGCTGGCGACCTACGTGTGCGCGGGCGACGACGACTTCCTCGTCCACGTCGCCGTCCAGGACCTGGAACACCTGCACGAGTTCCTGATCGACCGCCTCAGCGAACGCCGCGAGGTCCTGAGCTTCCGCAGCTCGGTGATCTTCGAAAGCACCCGCAACCCGGTCCTGACCGAGCTACCGCCAGGACGGTAG
- a CDS encoding TatD family hydrolase — translation MTPRKGERPPVPEALPAPVVDAHTHLDACGAETPEQVAEMLDRANAAGVDRVITVGDTVESARWAAQAATWDDRVFAAVALHPTRTSEFTDADRSELERLAVQPRVVAIGETGLDYYWDYAPPAAQHDAFRWHIELSKRVDKPLMIHDREAHDDILKILDEEGAPSTVVFHCFSGDLAFARSCVERGFVLSFAGTVTFKNAHALREAARWVPADHVLVETDAPFLTPHPFRGRPNEPFCANYTLRDIATLRDQDPAELASTVTRNAERVFKLRDLVQS, via the coding sequence GTGACACCGCGCAAGGGTGAGCGGCCGCCGGTGCCGGAAGCGCTTCCGGCACCGGTGGTCGACGCCCACACCCACCTCGACGCCTGCGGGGCGGAAACACCCGAGCAGGTGGCGGAAATGCTGGACCGGGCGAACGCGGCGGGCGTCGACCGGGTGATCACGGTCGGGGACACCGTCGAGTCCGCCCGCTGGGCCGCCCAGGCGGCCACGTGGGACGACCGGGTCTTCGCCGCCGTCGCCCTGCACCCGACCCGGACGTCGGAGTTCACCGACGCCGACCGGTCCGAACTGGAGCGACTGGCCGTCCAACCGCGCGTGGTCGCGATCGGCGAGACCGGGCTGGACTACTACTGGGACTACGCCCCGCCGGCCGCCCAGCACGACGCTTTCCGCTGGCACATCGAGCTTTCCAAGCGCGTCGACAAGCCGCTGATGATCCACGACCGGGAAGCGCACGACGACATCCTGAAGATCCTGGACGAGGAGGGTGCGCCGTCCACAGTGGTCTTCCACTGCTTCTCCGGCGACCTCGCCTTCGCGCGGTCCTGTGTGGAGCGCGGGTTCGTGCTGTCGTTCGCGGGCACGGTGACCTTCAAGAACGCCCACGCCCTGCGGGAAGCCGCCCGGTGGGTCCCGGCGGACCACGTCCTGGTCGAGACGGACGCGCCGTTCCTGACCCCGCATCCCTTCAGGGGACGCCCGAACGAGCCCTTCTGCGCCAACTACACCCTCCGTGACATTGCGACACTCCGTGATCAAGATCCAGCGGAACTAGCGTCAACTGTCACCCGGAACGCCGAGCGGGTCTTCAAACTCCGTGACTTGGTGCAGTCGTAG
- a CDS encoding methionine ABC transporter ATP-binding protein, with product MITVENLTKTFPGSTGQVRALDGVNLDVAAGTVLGVVGPSGAGKSTLARCVALLERPDSGAIRVDGTDLVSLGGTALRNARRQIGVVPQGDSLLRQRTAAGNVALPLESAGVPGPQRRTRVAELLDLVGLTDKAGVYPDQLSGGQRQRIAVARALAASPSVLLADEPTSALDPETTGSVLTVLDRARAELGVTVLVVTHDMGVVRKICDDVAVLEDGRVVEHGKVLELIADAGSRTASSLLPAVDQNPAAEKAYDRVADVVLVGFAAVGALLPEATNRFGVELNLLGGGLTRLGETPVARFRVGLNGERADSALEFIADAGGAVRRTLTGPQGVAA from the coding sequence GTGATCACTGTCGAGAACCTCACCAAGACCTTTCCCGGGAGTACCGGTCAGGTTCGCGCGCTGGACGGCGTGAACCTGGACGTCGCCGCGGGCACCGTCCTCGGCGTCGTCGGCCCCAGCGGGGCGGGCAAGTCCACCCTGGCCCGGTGCGTCGCGCTCCTGGAGCGCCCCGACAGCGGCGCGATCCGCGTCGACGGCACCGACCTGGTCTCCCTCGGCGGCACCGCGCTGCGCAACGCCCGCCGCCAGATCGGCGTTGTGCCGCAAGGGGATTCGCTGCTGCGCCAGCGCACCGCCGCGGGCAACGTGGCGCTGCCGCTGGAGTCCGCGGGCGTCCCCGGGCCGCAGCGCCGCACCCGCGTCGCCGAACTGCTCGACCTGGTCGGCCTGACCGACAAGGCGGGCGTCTACCCCGACCAGCTCTCCGGCGGCCAGCGCCAGCGCATCGCCGTCGCCCGCGCCCTGGCGGCCAGCCCGTCGGTGCTGCTGGCCGACGAGCCGACCTCCGCCCTGGACCCCGAGACCACCGGCTCCGTGCTGACCGTGCTGGACCGCGCGCGGGCCGAGCTGGGCGTGACGGTGCTCGTGGTCACCCACGACATGGGCGTGGTCCGCAAGATCTGCGACGACGTCGCGGTGCTGGAGGACGGCCGCGTGGTCGAGCACGGCAAGGTGCTCGAGCTCATCGCCGACGCCGGCTCCCGCACGGCCTCGTCGCTGCTGCCCGCCGTCGACCAGAACCCGGCCGCCGAGAAGGCCTACGACCGCGTCGCCGACGTGGTGCTGGTCGGCTTCGCCGCGGTGGGCGCGCTGCTGCCGGAGGCCACCAACCGGTTCGGCGTCGAGCTGAACCTGCTCGGCGGCGGCCTGACCCGGCTCGGCGAAACCCCGGTCGCGCGCTTCCGCGTCGGCCTGAACGGAGAACGCGCCGACTCGGCGCTCGAATTCATCGCGGACGCGGGTGGGGCAGTGCGGCGGACCCTGACCGGTCCGCAGGGAGTAGCTGCGTGA
- the metG gene encoding methionine--tRNA ligase — protein MSASVLTAVAWPYANGPRHIGHVSGFGVPSDVFSRYMRMSGHRVLMVSGTDEHGTPISVQAEKEGLTERELADKYNRVIAEDLHGLGLSYDLFTRTTTGNHYKVVQDLFLALWNNGYVVPKTEMGAISPSTGRTLPDRYIEGTCPICGYDGARGDQCDNCGNQLDPIDLKNPRSRINGEVPKFVETEHLFLDLPQFIDALGGWLQTRTEWRPNVLKFSQNLIKDLRPRAITRDLDWGVPIPLDGWRDQPLKRFYVWFDAVIGYLSASVEWARRTGNDDAWKEFWTGDAQGYYFMGKDNIVFHSLIWPSLLLGQNGQGAKGGQPGAFGELNLPTEVVSSEFLTMSGSKFSTSRGTVIYVTDFLREFGPDALRYFISVAGPENQDTDFTWDEFVRRTNFELANEWGNLVNRSISMAHKNVGAIPTPGTRTDADHDLLTLSKQAFDVVGANLRRSRFKQAATEAMKVVGAANRYLSDQEPWKLKDDPARRDTVLHTALQVVQDANALLTPFLPHSAQKVHEALGGTGVWAAQPSINEVTDLDVPDRKYPVLTGDYAAEQAKWESTPIEVGRPLAKPAPLFAKLAPELAETGPEWAPIVTS, from the coding sequence ATGAGTGCCTCCGTGTTGACCGCGGTGGCGTGGCCCTACGCCAACGGCCCGCGCCACATCGGTCACGTATCAGGGTTCGGTGTCCCCTCCGACGTGTTCTCGCGGTACATGAGGATGTCGGGGCACCGGGTGCTGATGGTGTCCGGCACGGACGAGCACGGCACCCCCATCTCCGTCCAGGCGGAGAAGGAGGGCCTCACCGAGCGGGAGCTGGCCGACAAGTACAACCGCGTGATCGCCGAGGACCTGCACGGGCTGGGCCTGTCCTACGACCTGTTCACCCGCACCACCACCGGCAACCACTACAAGGTGGTGCAGGACCTCTTCCTCGCGCTCTGGAACAACGGCTACGTCGTCCCCAAGACCGAGATGGGCGCGATCAGCCCGTCCACCGGCCGCACCCTGCCCGACCGCTACATCGAGGGCACCTGCCCGATCTGCGGCTACGACGGCGCGCGCGGCGACCAGTGCGACAACTGCGGCAACCAGCTCGACCCGATCGACCTGAAGAACCCGCGCAGCCGGATCAACGGCGAGGTCCCGAAGTTCGTCGAGACCGAGCACCTGTTCCTGGATCTGCCGCAGTTCATCGACGCGCTCGGCGGCTGGCTCCAGACCCGCACCGAGTGGCGCCCCAACGTGCTCAAGTTCAGCCAGAACCTGATCAAGGACCTCCGCCCGCGCGCGATCACCCGCGACCTCGACTGGGGTGTGCCGATCCCGCTCGACGGGTGGCGCGACCAGCCGCTCAAGCGGTTCTACGTGTGGTTCGACGCCGTGATCGGGTACTTGAGCGCCAGTGTCGAGTGGGCCCGCCGCACGGGGAACGACGACGCCTGGAAGGAGTTCTGGACCGGCGACGCCCAGGGCTACTACTTCATGGGCAAGGACAACATCGTCTTCCACTCCCTCATCTGGCCCTCCCTCCTGCTCGGCCAGAACGGCCAGGGCGCCAAGGGCGGGCAGCCGGGGGCGTTCGGCGAGCTGAACCTGCCCACCGAGGTCGTCTCCAGCGAGTTCCTCACCATGAGCGGCTCGAAGTTCTCCACCTCGCGCGGGACCGTCATCTACGTGACGGACTTCCTGCGCGAGTTCGGCCCGGACGCGCTGCGCTACTTCATCTCCGTGGCCGGCCCCGAGAACCAGGACACCGACTTCACCTGGGACGAGTTCGTCCGCCGCACCAACTTCGAGCTGGCCAACGAGTGGGGCAACCTGGTCAACCGGTCGATCTCGATGGCGCACAAGAACGTCGGCGCGATCCCTACCCCGGGCACCCGCACCGACGCCGACCACGACCTCCTCACGCTGTCGAAGCAGGCCTTCGACGTCGTGGGCGCGAACCTGCGCCGGTCGCGGTTCAAGCAGGCCGCCACCGAGGCGATGAAGGTCGTCGGCGCGGCCAACCGCTACCTGTCCGACCAGGAGCCGTGGAAGCTCAAGGACGACCCGGCGCGCCGGGACACCGTCCTGCACACCGCCCTCCAGGTCGTCCAGGACGCGAACGCGCTGCTCACGCCGTTCCTGCCGCACTCGGCGCAGAAGGTGCACGAGGCGTTGGGCGGCACCGGCGTGTGGGCGGCGCAGCCGTCGATCAACGAGGTCACCGACCTCGACGTGCCCGACCGCAAGTACCCGGTGCTGACCGGTGACTACGCGGCCGAGCAGGCGAAGTGGGAGTCCACGCCGATCGAGGTGGGCCGACCGCTGGCCAAGCCCGCGCCGCTGTTCGCCAAGCTCGCGCCGGAGCTGGCGGAGACCGGCCCGGAGTGGGCCCCGATCGTCACGTCGTGA
- a CDS encoding MetQ/NlpA family ABC transporter substrate-binding protein, with product MRRRIGAALVAVLLTAVGCGSGQTGGAASDPNAALKVGVSPVPHAQVLRYVADNLAKDKGLKIEVVEFTDYVQPNTALVDGSLDANYFQTVPYLETFKAESGAKLEWIGPVHIEPLGVYSKKHKKLSDLPNGARVAVANDATNEARGLRLLQDNGLIKIKAGAEKTATIKDIADNPKNLEFVELEAAQLPRSLEDTDASVVNGNYAIDAGLKPANDALALEKAEGNPNANGLVTRAELKDDKRIKDLLELLQSQQVKDYIKQTFSGSVLAV from the coding sequence ATGCGTAGGCGTATTGGTGCTGCCCTCGTAGCCGTGCTGCTGACCGCGGTCGGCTGCGGGAGCGGTCAGACCGGCGGTGCCGCTTCGGATCCGAACGCGGCGCTCAAGGTGGGCGTGAGCCCCGTCCCGCACGCCCAGGTGCTGCGTTACGTCGCGGACAACCTGGCCAAGGACAAGGGCCTCAAGATCGAGGTCGTCGAGTTCACCGACTACGTCCAGCCCAACACCGCCCTCGTGGACGGGTCGCTGGACGCCAACTACTTCCAGACCGTGCCCTACCTGGAGACCTTCAAGGCCGAGAGCGGCGCGAAGCTGGAGTGGATCGGGCCGGTCCACATCGAGCCGCTGGGCGTGTACTCCAAGAAGCACAAGAAGCTGTCCGACCTGCCCAACGGCGCCCGGGTCGCGGTCGCGAACGACGCCACCAACGAGGCTCGCGGGCTTCGGCTCCTCCAGGACAACGGCCTGATCAAGATCAAGGCGGGCGCCGAGAAGACCGCGACCATCAAGGACATCGCCGACAACCCCAAGAACCTGGAGTTCGTCGAGCTCGAGGCGGCCCAGCTGCCCCGGTCGCTGGAGGACACCGACGCCTCCGTCGTCAACGGCAACTACGCCATCGACGCCGGCCTCAAGCCCGCGAACGACGCCCTGGCGCTGGAGAAGGCCGAGGGCAACCCGAACGCGAACGGCCTGGTCACGCGGGCCGAGCTGAAGGACGACAAGCGGATCAAGGACCTGCTGGAGCTGCTCCAGTCGCAGCAGGTGAAGGACTACATCAAGCAGACCTTCTCGGGGTCCGTGCTGGCGGTCTGA
- the rsmA gene encoding 16S rRNA (adenine(1518)-N(6)/adenine(1519)-N(6))-dimethyltransferase RsmA: MSDASSSAGPGSALLGPADVRRLAAELDIRPTKKLGQNFVHDPNTVRKIVASADLRPDDVVLEVGPGLGSLTLALLPSCRATVAVEIDPVLARRLPRTAAERAPELASRLTVIEADAMRVTADRFPVEPTALVANLPYNVAVPVVLHLLAELPTLRTGLVMVQSEVADRMAAGPGSKVYGVPSVKLAWYADARRAGPVSRQVFWPVPNVDSALVAFERHAPLSTVDQKVLFSLVDAAFAQRRKVLRGALAGWAGSAAEAERLLVSAGVDPGARGEQLDVGDFVRIAEAASRN; encoded by the coding sequence GTGAGTGACGCTTCATCGTCAGCAGGGCCGGGGAGTGCGCTCCTCGGCCCTGCTGACGTTCGTCGGCTGGCCGCCGAGCTGGACATCCGCCCCACCAAGAAGCTGGGGCAGAACTTCGTGCACGACCCCAACACCGTGCGCAAGATCGTGGCTTCGGCGGATCTGCGGCCCGACGACGTGGTCCTGGAGGTCGGCCCCGGCCTGGGCTCCCTGACGCTGGCGTTGCTGCCCTCCTGCCGCGCCACGGTGGCCGTCGAGATCGACCCCGTGCTGGCCCGGCGGCTCCCTCGAACCGCCGCCGAGCGCGCGCCGGAGCTGGCTTCCCGGCTGACCGTGATCGAGGCCGACGCGATGCGCGTCACGGCCGACCGGTTCCCGGTCGAGCCCACCGCCCTGGTCGCCAACCTCCCTTACAACGTGGCGGTCCCCGTGGTGCTGCACCTGTTGGCCGAACTGCCGACGCTGCGCACCGGGCTGGTGATGGTCCAGTCGGAGGTCGCCGACCGCATGGCGGCGGGTCCGGGGAGCAAGGTCTACGGCGTCCCGAGCGTGAAACTCGCCTGGTACGCCGACGCCCGCCGCGCCGGTCCGGTGTCGCGGCAGGTGTTCTGGCCGGTGCCGAACGTGGACTCCGCGCTGGTCGCGTTCGAGCGCCACGCCCCGCTGTCCACAGTGGACCAGAAGGTGCTCTTCTCGTTGGTGGACGCGGCTTTCGCGCAGCGGCGCAAGGTGCTGCGCGGCGCACTGGCCGGGTGGGCGGGGTCGGCGGCCGAGGCCGAGCGGCTGCTGGTCAGCGCGGGCGTCGACCCGGGAGCGCGCGGCGAACAACTGGACGTCGGCGACTTCGTCCGGATAGCCGAAGCTGCCTCACGAAACTAG